A single genomic interval of Candidatus Poribacteria bacterium harbors:
- the tnpA gene encoding IS200/IS605 family transposase, whose amino-acid sequence MKIANKKRDYRTTNKTIYSCQYHVIWCTKYRRKVLDTQIQGRLKQLIREKQDDYDYHIIEIETQPEHVHLLIDIPPMHSIDKIIGKIKGYTSKALRSEYPSLNSRLPSLWTRSKFVSSCGGVTLQVIKDYIEGQSGK is encoded by the coding sequence CTGAAAATCGCTAATAAAAAGCGTGATTATCGAACAACGAACAAAACAATCTATAGTTGTCAATATCATGTCATCTGGTGTACCAAGTATCGGCGTAAAGTTTTGGATACACAGATACAAGGTCGTCTTAAGCAACTGATACGCGAAAAGCAGGACGACTACGATTACCATATCATAGAGATTGAAACTCAACCTGAACACGTCCATTTGTTGATAGATATACCGCCCATGCATTCTATAGACAAAATCATTGGCAAAATCAAAGGGTATACCTCCAAAGCTTTGCGTTCAGAGTATCCATCCCTGAACAGTCGTTTACCCTCTCTGTGGACACGTTCAAAGTTTGTCAGTTCCTGTGGGGGTGTAACCCTCCAAGTCATAAAAGATTACATTGAAGGTCAAAGCGGTAAATGA
- a CDS encoding DUF123 domain-containing protein, which yields MENPSICIIGDESQAGTYILRIRLKGNTTLQFGRFKKGKWISLLAGDYTYVGSALSEKGATSLARRLIRHATRSGDKPPHTIREKMIHQFTECGLGSGNLLPRQGKTLHWNVDFLLDLQSAEIVNIFAIRSPERLENRIAKWLERDPRTDIIERGLGANDAPGATHLLRLGADDMRWMSLTDNAMAVLGENTLNQMNNIEN from the coding sequence ATGGAAAATCCAAGCATCTGCATCATCGGCGATGAATCACAGGCTGGAACATACATCTTGCGAATCCGCCTTAAAGGGAATACCACATTACAATTCGGACGCTTCAAAAAAGGGAAATGGATTTCACTACTTGCTGGTGATTATACCTATGTCGGTTCCGCACTGTCAGAGAAGGGCGCGACTTCACTGGCGCGGCGGCTCATTCGGCACGCAACGCGGAGCGGTGATAAACCACCACACACCATCCGGGAAAAAATGATACACCAATTCACCGAATGCGGTTTGGGAAGCGGAAACCTATTGCCGAGACAGGGAAAAACCTTGCATTGGAATGTCGATTTTCTCTTGGATCTGCAATCGGCGGAAATTGTAAATATCTTTGCTATCCGTTCTCCTGAACGTTTGGAAAACAGAATTGCCAAATGGCTTGAACGCGATCCACGGACAGATATTATCGAGCGGGGTTTAGGTGCAAATGATGCACCGGGTGCCACACACCTGTTACGCCTCGGGGCAGATGATATGCGGTGGATGTCGCTCACTGACAATGCAATGGCTGTTCTGGGAGAAAACACCTTAAATCAAATGAACAATATTGAAAATTGA
- a CDS encoding sulfatase-like hydrolase/transferase encodes MAQQPNILFLLTDQQRFDSLGCNGAPVCRTPAVDEIAATGMRFTNAYTPIALCSPARGSLLTGLYPHNHGQLSNMGNFNGVFANQILDKPAYPKLLSAAGYQVSCIGKWHLAKQGDTEFWGYDKWHPYNEWHQWLREDGIDFRIDRDAVQPFEWGGEAPFYGRLPLPVERTMEAWTADKTIELINGYTDSEQPFMIAANFFGPHFPYAVPAPYDTMYDPDTVERWGNFDEQFINKPLIQQKEMLRWNASHLTWHDWQKVIAAYWGFCTFIDDQVRRILDCLEANGLAENTVVIFSTDHGDMLGSHRLFNKGFHMYEETHHIPLVIRWPGGTPQGTTCDEFVNLVDLMPTFLELGGAAMPDNLDGRSIVPLLQGEDVEDWPDDVFAEFHGYEPTLASVRMVRTDSWKYVYNPYSEDELYDMKSDPHELHNLANHLGYKHVLRRMKARMVDRLRETKDNIVMEGGWQSNSFDLLVSERER; translated from the coding sequence ATGGCACAACAACCCAATATACTTTTCCTTCTCACCGACCAGCAGCGTTTCGATTCTCTGGGCTGCAATGGTGCTCCCGTCTGTAGAACGCCTGCCGTTGACGAAATCGCCGCAACAGGTATGCGGTTTACGAACGCCTATACCCCGATCGCGCTCTGCTCACCGGCGCGTGGGTCGCTGCTCACTGGACTCTATCCCCATAACCACGGACAACTCTCAAACATGGGGAATTTCAACGGCGTGTTCGCAAACCAGATTCTTGACAAACCAGCATATCCAAAACTCCTAAGTGCAGCAGGCTATCAGGTCAGTTGTATCGGTAAGTGGCACCTCGCCAAGCAAGGCGACACCGAGTTCTGGGGCTACGACAAATGGCACCCTTATAATGAGTGGCATCAGTGGCTCCGCGAGGACGGAATTGACTTCCGAATTGATAGAGATGCCGTCCAACCCTTTGAGTGGGGTGGCGAGGCACCCTTCTATGGAAGACTTCCGCTCCCCGTTGAACGGACGATGGAAGCGTGGACCGCCGATAAAACGATCGAACTAATCAACGGCTATACGGATTCCGAGCAACCCTTTATGATTGCCGCGAACTTCTTCGGACCGCATTTCCCGTATGCCGTACCCGCACCTTACGATACGATGTACGATCCTGACACCGTTGAACGGTGGGGAAATTTTGATGAGCAATTCATCAACAAACCCCTCATCCAGCAGAAGGAGATGCTCCGGTGGAACGCCAGCCATTTGACGTGGCACGATTGGCAGAAGGTTATCGCTGCTTACTGGGGATTCTGCACCTTCATTGACGACCAAGTTCGGCGGATTCTCGACTGCCTTGAGGCGAACGGTCTGGCAGAAAATACCGTCGTTATCTTTTCAACCGACCACGGCGATATGCTCGGCAGCCATCGACTTTTCAACAAAGGGTTCCACATGTACGAGGAAACACACCACATTCCATTGGTCATCCGATGGCCGGGCGGAACACCACAAGGAACGACGTGTGATGAATTTGTGAACCTTGTAGATCTCATGCCAACGTTTTTGGAACTCGGTGGTGCAGCGATGCCCGATAATCTTGACGGCAGGTCGATTGTGCCGCTGTTACAAGGAGAAGATGTGGAGGATTGGCCCGATGACGTGTTTGCCGAATTTCACGGGTATGAACCGACGCTTGCCTCTGTTAGGATGGTACGGACAGATTCATGGAAGTACGTCTACAATCCATACAGCGAGGATGAGCTCTACGATATGAAGAGCGATCCGCATGAACTCCATAACTTGGCAAATCACCTCGGTTACAAACATGTACTCCGCCGCATGAAAGCACGTATGGTCGATCGTTTACGTGAAACAAAAGACAACATCGTCATGGAAGGTGGGTGGCAGAGCAATTCGTTTGATCTGCTTGTTTCGGAACGGGAACGGTAG
- a CDS encoding aminopeptidase, with product MHDPRLDKLANVLTTHSTKVQPGEFVLIEGIDIPQEMVIALIRAVRNAGGIPLVELKQNRIQREVILGGDNAGIKLIGEYEIYRMEKVQAYIGIRGSHNITEMSDVPSEAMQRYQKYWIRPLNDIRVPHTKWVVLRWPYPAMAQQAQMSTEAFEDYYFDVCTLDYSRMERAMVPLKSLMEETDEVHIVGEGTDLRFSIKDIPIIPCAGEKNIPDGECFTAPVRDSVNGTIHFNTPTIYQGTTFTDIRLRFENGKIVEATANNTERLNAILDTDDGARYIGEFAIAFNPYITSPMLDILFDEKIAGSFHFTPGQAYEEADNGVRSAVHWDMVMIQTPEHGGGEMSFDGNLIRKDGRFVHPALEALNPENLI from the coding sequence ATGCACGACCCACGACTTGATAAACTCGCAAACGTTCTCACAACCCATTCCACCAAAGTCCAACCCGGCGAATTTGTGCTCATAGAGGGCATTGACATCCCGCAGGAGATGGTCATTGCCCTCATTCGAGCGGTTCGGAACGCTGGTGGGATTCCGCTCGTTGAACTCAAACAGAACCGTATCCAACGTGAAGTCATCCTTGGTGGAGACAATGCCGGAATAAAATTGATTGGTGAATACGAAATATATCGTATGGAGAAGGTACAAGCATACATCGGTATTCGTGGGAGTCATAATATCACAGAGATGTCTGATGTTCCGTCAGAGGCAATGCAGCGCTATCAAAAGTATTGGATTCGGCCCCTCAATGATATCCGCGTGCCGCACACAAAATGGGTTGTCCTACGCTGGCCCTATCCAGCAATGGCGCAGCAGGCGCAGATGAGCACGGAGGCATTTGAGGATTACTATTTCGACGTTTGCACGCTCGACTACAGCCGCATGGAGCGCGCGATGGTTCCCCTCAAGTCCCTGATGGAGGAAACCGATGAAGTCCACATCGTCGGTGAGGGTACTGATTTGCGATTCAGTATCAAGGATATTCCCATTATTCCTTGCGCTGGCGAGAAGAATATCCCCGATGGCGAATGCTTCACCGCCCCTGTGCGAGATTCCGTCAACGGCACTATACATTTCAATACACCCACAATCTATCAAGGAACCACCTTTACAGACATCCGACTCCGCTTTGAAAATGGTAAAATCGTTGAGGCAACGGCGAATAACACTGAAAGGCTAAACGCCATCCTCGATACAGACGACGGAGCACGCTATATTGGCGAGTTTGCTATTGCGTTCAACCCGTATATCACAAGTCCGATGCTCGATATTCTGTTCGATGAAAAGATCGCTGGATCGTTTCATTTCACACCCGGTCAGGCTTATGAGGAAGCGGATAACGGAGTCAGATCCGCTGTCCATTGGGATATGGTGATGATTCAGACACCAGAACACGGTGGTGGAGAAATGTCTTTTGACGGAAACCTTATTCGGAAAGATGGTCGCTTCGTCCATCCCGCGTTAGAGGCGTTAAATCCGGAGAATTTGATATGA
- a CDS encoding RNA-guided endonuclease TnpB family protein: MRKAYGFKLQSQKNVIKLGNMIDDMWGIHLHIMLLARRYRRMFGKDVSAYRLKRHIATLKKRTKPHWKDLPSQVVQDVVLRYGKSQDAFFQNKKDRKAGKTNRKVGRPKIKPRHKYTSMTFTQAGYTLEGNRIKINCIDTWFSFHKHREIKGILKTITIKRDRCGDYWIYFSCENVDDSTNKPKTGKSAGFDYGNKTFLTSDEGHKIESPQFLKQSLNKLRSLSKALSRKVKGSNNWYRAARALARQHRKVARQREDWQWKLADELCTEFDTLFFETLNLDGMKRLWGRKVSDHAFYQFLQILEQKCAKHGKTFVKIGQWTATTKPCSDCGYHNKDLSLSDRQWTCPECGSHHDRDVNAAINIKRAGLAA; encoded by the coding sequence ATGAGAAAAGCCTACGGGTTCAAACTTCAGTCTCAAAAGAATGTCATCAAACTTGGCAACATGATTGATGATATGTGGGGCATTCACCTGCATATCATGCTGTTGGCACGTCGGTATCGTCGTATGTTTGGAAAAGATGTGTCGGCATATAGACTCAAAAGGCATATTGCCACCCTCAAAAAGCGAACGAAACCGCATTGGAAAGACCTGCCGAGCCAAGTTGTGCAAGACGTTGTATTACGGTATGGTAAATCGCAAGACGCATTTTTTCAGAATAAGAAAGACCGAAAAGCCGGTAAAACGAACCGCAAAGTTGGTAGACCGAAGATAAAACCGCGTCATAAATACACCTCTATGACGTTTACACAAGCGGGCTATACCCTCGAAGGAAACCGTATCAAAATCAATTGCATAGATACATGGTTTTCCTTCCACAAACACCGTGAAATCAAAGGTATCCTTAAGACAATCACCATCAAGCGAGATAGGTGTGGAGACTATTGGATATACTTTTCGTGTGAAAATGTTGACGATTCCACAAACAAACCCAAGACGGGTAAGAGCGCAGGGTTTGATTACGGAAACAAAACATTCCTTACAAGCGACGAGGGACACAAGATAGAATCTCCGCAGTTTCTCAAGCAATCACTCAACAAGTTGCGATCCCTCAGTAAAGCCCTCAGTCGTAAAGTCAAAGGCTCTAACAATTGGTATCGTGCGGCTCGCGCTTTGGCAAGGCAACACAGAAAAGTTGCCAGACAAAGAGAAGATTGGCAGTGGAAACTTGCTGACGAACTTTGCACAGAGTTTGATACCCTCTTTTTTGAGACACTCAACCTTGACGGCATGAAACGGCTTTGGGGACGCAAAGTCTCTGACCACGCCTTCTACCAGTTTCTGCAAATACTGGAACAGAAATGTGCGAAGCACGGTAAAACCTTTGTCAAAATCGGGCAATGGACAGCAACGACAAAGCCTTGTAGTGATTGTGGATACCATAACAAAGACCTCTCTCTTTCTGATAGGCAGTGGACGTGTCCCGAATGTGGTTCGCACCACGACCGAGACGTAAACGCTGCTATCAATATCAAACGGGCAGGCTTGGCTGCCTAA
- a CDS encoding GNAT family N-acetyltransferase yields MPHDIDLTNLELRELTPDRADDFLDYFDGDAFADNPEGASCYCCYFHWVGANGEDWSERTAAANRAWKAELIQRGETTGILAYLNNRPVGWCHAAEKRSLSHLAAMGVLASPDDESVGSIVCFVVTKRFRGTGLSSLLLEAACDLLAKRNLRIVEAYPDRRATDSYSNFHGRLDMFLGAGFQVYRELEGDMSGIVIVRRSLTI; encoded by the coding sequence CGATTTCCTTGACTACTTCGATGGAGACGCATTCGCCGACAATCCCGAGGGAGCCTCATGCTACTGTTGCTATTTCCATTGGGTCGGAGCCAATGGCGAAGATTGGTCTGAGAGAACTGCCGCAGCAAACCGTGCGTGGAAGGCTGAACTTATCCAACGCGGTGAAACGACAGGCATCCTTGCTTATCTCAACAACCGTCCGGTTGGGTGGTGCCACGCAGCCGAAAAACGTTCCCTTTCGCACTTAGCTGCTATGGGCGTTCTGGCGAGTCCTGACGATGAATCTGTTGGGTCCATTGTGTGCTTCGTTGTAACCAAACGCTTTCGAGGCACAGGACTCTCAAGCCTTCTGCTCGAGGCAGCGTGTGATCTACTCGCCAAGCGAAACCTACGGATTGTGGAGGCGTACCCAGACCGTCGAGCCACCGACAGTTACTCGAACTTCCACGGACGTCTTGACATGTTCCTTGGGGCCGGCTTTCAGGTCTATCGTGAACTGGAAGGCGATATGTCCGGGATCGTGATTGTGAGACGGAGCCTGACAATTTAG